A genomic segment from uncultured Erythrobacter sp. encodes:
- a CDS encoding isoaspartyl peptidase/L-asparaginase, which yields MNKLISALALALMPAAALAQDAPPPPKWSIAIHGGAGTLDPKAMTPERRAEYEAALQVALDAGAKVLAEGGSAMDAIKAAIIPMEDSPLFNAGKGAVFTWEGTNELDSSIMDGRDRSAGAIAGVKTVKNPILLADTVRTDSEHVMLMGAGAEAFALENGFAVTPPEYFATPARREALERLKAEKLSALDVDHKFGTVGAVALDQNGNLAAGTSTGGMTGKRWGRVGDAPVIGAGTYADNRACAVSATGWGEYFLRVGVAHEICARLRATNEVKVAMADEGAAAEGVRTEEAQYIADAVMADVASLGGDGGVILVTPEGHAIFSFNTTGMYRGRATSAGLREVAIFGGEEKASATPDH from the coding sequence ATGAACAAACTGATTTCAGCTCTCGCTCTCGCCCTGATGCCCGCTGCCGCTTTGGCTCAGGATGCTCCGCCGCCGCCCAAGTGGTCAATCGCGATCCACGGCGGGGCCGGGACGCTCGACCCCAAAGCGATGACGCCGGAACGGCGCGCAGAATACGAGGCCGCGCTACAGGTGGCGCTCGATGCCGGAGCGAAGGTGCTGGCCGAGGGTGGCAGCGCGATGGACGCGATCAAGGCCGCGATCATCCCGATGGAGGATTCGCCGCTGTTCAACGCGGGCAAGGGCGCGGTGTTCACGTGGGAGGGGACGAACGAGCTTGATTCCTCGATCATGGACGGGCGCGATCGCAGTGCAGGCGCGATTGCCGGGGTGAAGACGGTCAAGAACCCGATCCTGCTCGCCGACACAGTGCGCACCGATAGCGAGCACGTGATGCTGATGGGCGCGGGCGCTGAGGCCTTCGCTCTCGAGAATGGCTTTGCCGTCACCCCGCCCGAATATTTCGCCACCCCGGCGCGGCGCGAGGCGCTGGAGCGGCTGAAGGCGGAGAAGCTCTCCGCGCTGGATGTCGATCACAAGTTCGGCACGGTGGGCGCGGTGGCGCTCGATCAGAATGGCAATCTGGCGGCGGGCACGTCGACCGGCGGCATGACCGGCAAGCGCTGGGGCCGCGTCGGCGATGCGCCGGTGATTGGCGCGGGGACCTATGCGGATAATCGGGCGTGTGCGGTCTCGGCGACGGGTTGGGGGGAGTATTTCCTGCGCGTCGGCGTGGCGCATGAGATTTGTGCGCGGCTGCGGGCGACCAACGAGGTGAAGGTCGCGATGGCGGACGAAGGTGCTGCCGCCGAAGGTGTCCGCACCGAGGAAGCCCAGTATATCGCCGATGCTGTCATGGCCGATGTCGCCAGCCTCGGCGGCGATGGCGGGGTGATCCTCGTCACGCCCGAGGGCCACGCGATCT
- a CDS encoding GNAT family N-acetyltransferase gives MILRPATLADAPALAALGAETFIAAFGQLYTPEDLAAFLAQVHAPGPVAEEIAGESCTHCLAEDNGALVAYCKLRYPSHYTSYSDARDPIELGQLYALPTHTGTGIGSKLMDWALSVARERSHDAVLLSVYSENYGAQRFYQRYGFGKIADITFQVGEQLDAEFLYELKL, from the coding sequence ATGATCCTGCGTCCCGCCACCCTCGCCGATGCCCCTGCGCTTGCCGCACTGGGCGCGGAAACCTTCATCGCCGCTTTCGGGCAGCTCTACACGCCCGAAGACCTCGCCGCCTTTCTGGCGCAGGTCCACGCGCCCGGCCCGGTCGCCGAGGAAATCGCGGGTGAGAGCTGCACCCACTGCCTCGCGGAAGACAACGGCGCGCTGGTCGCCTATTGCAAGCTGCGCTACCCCAGCCACTACACCAGCTACAGCGACGCCCGCGATCCGATCGAGCTGGGCCAGCTCTACGCCCTGCCCACCCACACTGGCACCGGGATCGGCAGCAAGCTGATGGACTGGGCGCTGAGCGTTGCGCGCGAGCGGTCGCATGATGCGGTCCTTCTGTCGGTTTATTCGGAGAACTACGGCGCGCAGCGGTTCTACCAGCGCTATGGCTTCGGCAAGATCGCCGACATCACCTTTCAGGTGGGCGAGCAACTTGATGCGGAATTTCTGTACGAATTGAAGCTATAA
- a CDS encoding SDR family NAD(P)-dependent oxidoreductase, which produces MSAFGWASTTDEVLEGIDLSGQTAFITGANSGLGQETARAMAAKGAHVVLAGRDQAKLDEAVAAILATVPDAQLDTITVDLASLESIRAATSRARQRFARIDLLINNAGVMATPFEHTADGFERQFGTNHLGHFALTAELMPLIEAGEAKRIVNLSSRGHHMGPVHFDDPNFVHRPYDPWSSYGQSKTANVLFSVGIEQRYAVLGIHAYAVHPGGIETNLGRHMTQEMREALMARISSRDTSFAWKTIPQGAATSCWAATAPELEGKGGVYCEDCHVAEVDDESASGGVRSYALNPSFADQLWKLSEELTGAKFPS; this is translated from the coding sequence ATGAGCGCATTTGGCTGGGCAAGCACCACCGACGAGGTGCTGGAGGGCATCGACCTCTCGGGACAAACGGCGTTCATCACCGGAGCTAATTCCGGGCTGGGGCAGGAAACCGCCCGCGCGATGGCAGCCAAGGGCGCGCACGTAGTGCTGGCGGGCCGCGATCAGGCCAAGCTGGACGAAGCGGTCGCCGCGATCCTCGCAACCGTGCCGGACGCGCAGCTCGACACCATCACGGTCGACCTCGCCTCGCTCGAAAGCATCCGCGCCGCAACTTCGCGCGCGCGCCAGCGGTTCGCCAGGATCGATCTGCTGATCAACAATGCCGGGGTGATGGCCACCCCGTTCGAACACACCGCCGATGGGTTCGAGCGGCAGTTTGGCACCAACCACCTGGGCCACTTCGCGCTGACGGCGGAGCTCATGCCGCTGATCGAGGCGGGGGAAGCCAAGCGCATCGTCAACCTGTCGAGCCGCGGGCACCACATGGGGCCGGTCCATTTCGACGACCCGAATTTCGTGCACCGCCCCTATGATCCGTGGTCGAGCTACGGTCAGTCCAAGACCGCCAATGTGCTGTTCTCGGTCGGGATCGAGCAACGCTATGCCGTGCTGGGCATCCACGCCTATGCGGTGCATCCCGGCGGGATCGAGACGAACCTTGGCCGCCATATGACGCAGGAAATGCGCGAAGCCTTGATGGCGCGGATTTCCTCGCGGGATACCAGCTTTGCGTGGAAGACCATCCCGCAAGGCGCGGCCACCAGCTGCTGGGCGGCCACCGCTCCCGAGCTGGAAGGCAAGGGCGGCGTCTATTGCGAGGACTGCCATGTCGCCGAAGTGGACGACGAATCGGCCAGCGGCGGGGTGCGCTCCTACGCGCTCAATCCCAGCTTCGCCGACCAGTTGTGGAAGCTGAGCGAGGAGCTGACGGGCGCCAAGTTCCCGAGCTAA
- a CDS encoding alpha/beta hydrolase: protein MLTDSSIALRSASPSLLMRVIKLVIARGKPVFPHDEAGFHTVMTGRRLPVDAPMPEGFRKRFIVEEREVLGSRVVTLHPKGGPGAWHMLYFHGGGFVQPMFKVHWPLVAAMVKACGISVTVPLYPMVPEAPYTAQDALADAVYADLAARHDPARIILNGDSAGGHMALALALRLARSGGPMPGKLALFAPWLDLGLADPAIVAVEPHDLMLKIGTLRACGGLVAAGRAMDDPAVSPLYAAPDQLAQLPPTRIWTGRHDIFIVDSRSFLGRLRAAGVDAKLYEYEAAPHVFMAILPTREAKDVIGLLRAFLAD from the coding sequence ATGCTGACCGACAGTTCCATCGCGCTGCGCAGCGCCAGCCCGAGCCTGCTGATGCGGGTGATCAAACTCGTGATCGCGCGCGGCAAGCCGGTGTTCCCGCATGACGAGGCGGGCTTTCACACCGTGATGACGGGGCGGCGGCTGCCGGTCGATGCACCGATGCCCGAGGGGTTCCGCAAACGCTTCATCGTCGAGGAGCGCGAGGTGCTGGGCAGCCGGGTCGTGACGCTCCACCCCAAAGGCGGTCCCGGCGCGTGGCATATGCTCTATTTCCACGGCGGCGGGTTCGTGCAGCCGATGTTCAAGGTGCACTGGCCCTTGGTCGCCGCAATGGTGAAGGCCTGCGGGATCAGCGTCACCGTGCCGCTTTACCCGATGGTGCCCGAAGCGCCCTATACCGCGCAGGATGCGCTGGCCGACGCGGTCTATGCCGATCTGGCTGCGCGCCATGATCCGGCGCGGATCATCCTCAACGGCGATAGTGCGGGCGGGCATATGGCGCTGGCGCTCGCGCTCAGGTTGGCGCGGAGCGGGGGGCCGATGCCGGGCAAGCTGGCGCTGTTTGCCCCGTGGCTCGATCTCGGGCTGGCGGACCCGGCGATCGTGGCGGTGGAGCCGCATGACCTGATGCTCAAGATCGGCACCCTGCGCGCGTGCGGCGGGCTGGTGGCAGCGGGGCGGGCGATGGATGATCCTGCGGTCAGCCCGCTTTACGCCGCGCCCGACCAGCTGGCGCAGCTGCCCCCGACCCGCATCTGGACCGGGCGGCACGACATCTTCATCGTGGATTCGCGCAGCTTCCTCGGCCGGCTGCGGGCCGCCGGGGTCGATGCCAAGCTCTACGAATACGAAGCCGCCCCGCACGTGTTCATGGCAATCCTGCCCACCCGCGAGGCGAAGGATGTGATCGGGTTGCTGCGGGCGTTCCTCGCCGATTAG
- the ispG gene encoding flavodoxin-dependent (E)-4-hydroxy-3-methylbut-2-enyl-diphosphate synthase, protein MSSIRPWRTIERRKCRQIMVGNVPVGGDAPITVQTMTNTPTEDVRATLDQIRRCEEVGADIIRVSCPTEESTRDFKKITRESRIPIVADIHFHYKRALEAADAGAACLRINPGNIGSAQRVAEVVRAAKANGCAIRIGVNAGSLEKDLLEKYGEPCPEALIESALDHIKLLQDHDFHEYKVAVKASDVFLAVAAYHGLAETVDCPLHLGITEAGGLIGGTVKSSIGMGSLLWAGIGDTIRVSLSAEPEEEIKVGYHMLKALGLRTRGVRVVSCPSCSRQGFDVIRTVETLEKRLEHIKTPMSLSVLGCVVNGPGEARETDIGLTGGGNGKHMVYLSGMKAHAIDDEAMLDHIVRLVEEKAAAIDAGEATAFDPHAQPAEAAE, encoded by the coding sequence ATGTCTTCCATCCGTCCGTGGCGCACGATCGAACGGCGCAAATGTCGCCAGATCATGGTGGGGAATGTCCCCGTAGGCGGTGATGCTCCCATCACCGTGCAGACCATGACCAACACCCCGACAGAAGACGTGCGTGCCACGCTCGACCAGATCCGGCGGTGCGAGGAAGTGGGCGCGGACATCATCCGCGTGTCCTGCCCGACCGAAGAATCCACCCGCGATTTCAAAAAGATCACCCGCGAATCGCGCATCCCGATCGTTGCCGACATCCACTTCCACTACAAACGCGCGCTCGAAGCGGCGGATGCGGGCGCGGCCTGCCTGCGCATCAATCCGGGCAATATCGGTTCCGCCCAGCGCGTTGCCGAAGTGGTGCGCGCCGCCAAGGCCAATGGCTGCGCGATCCGCATTGGCGTGAACGCCGGGAGCCTCGAAAAAGACCTGCTCGAAAAATATGGCGAGCCCTGCCCCGAAGCGCTGATCGAAAGCGCTTTGGATCACATCAAGCTCCTCCAGGATCACGATTTCCACGAATACAAGGTGGCAGTAAAGGCCTCCGACGTGTTCCTCGCGGTCGCGGCCTATCATGGGCTCGCTGAAACGGTCGATTGCCCGCTGCACCTCGGCATCACCGAAGCGGGCGGGCTGATCGGCGGCACGGTGAAGTCCAGCATCGGCATGGGCAGCCTGCTATGGGCCGGGATCGGTGACACGATCCGCGTGAGCCTTTCGGCCGAGCCGGAAGAAGAGATCAAGGTCGGCTACCACATGCTCAAGGCCTTGGGCCTGCGCACCCGCGGCGTGCGGGTGGTGTCCTGCCCCTCGTGCTCGCGGCAGGGTTTCGATGTGATCCGCACGGTCGAAACGCTGGAAAAGCGGCTCGAACACATCAAGACTCCGATGAGCCTGTCGGTGCTCGGCTGCGTGGTCAACGGCCCGGGCGAAGCGCGCGAAACCGATATCGGCCTGACCGGCGGCGGCAATGGCAAGCACATGGTCTACCTGTCGGGCATGAAGGCCCATGCGATTGATGACGAGGCGATGCTCGATCACATCGTCCGGCTGGTCGAGGAAAAGGCCGCTGCTATCGATGCGGGCGAAGCGACCGCCTTCGATCCCCACGCCCAGCCCGCCGAAGCCGCCGAGTGA
- a CDS encoding thioredoxin family protein: MIRAAIAASLALALSACATTGDTAQAHPEARAYSATADATADVDAALARASANGKRVLVVLGANWCHDSRALAGWLETPRFAALTAERYETVFVNVGMPQTGDGHNLDVARRFGLADVPGTPTLLVLTAEGRAVNLDTAASWRNASSRSEDAIFDELAALAGKPD, from the coding sequence GTGATCCGCGCCGCTATTGCTGCAAGTCTGGCGCTGGCGCTGTCCGCCTGCGCGACGACGGGCGATACCGCTCAGGCACATCCCGAAGCGCGCGCCTATTCCGCCACCGCCGATGCGACCGCTGATGTCGACGCGGCGCTCGCCCGCGCCTCGGCGAACGGCAAGCGCGTGCTGGTGGTGCTGGGCGCGAACTGGTGCCACGATAGCCGCGCGCTCGCTGGCTGGCTCGAAACCCCGCGCTTCGCCGCTTTGACCGCCGAGCGCTACGAAACCGTCTTCGTCAATGTCGGGATGCCGCAGACCGGCGACGGGCATAATCTCGATGTCGCGCGCCGCTTTGGCCTTGCCGATGTGCCCGGCACCCCGACCCTGCTGGTGCTGACCGCCGAAGGCCGCGCGGTGAACCTCGACACCGCGGCCAGCTGGCGCAATGCGAGCAGCCGCTCCGAGGACGCGATCTTCGACGAATTGGCGGCGCTGGCGGGCAAGCCCGACTAA
- a CDS encoding type II toxin-antitoxin system VapB family antitoxin, protein MALSIKDEETDRLVRKLAGIKGLSYTQTIRLAVSNELQRSQTRDPAEKEKLMKAIAEIQARVAALPSRMTAEEVDAWMYDENGLPH, encoded by the coding sequence ATGGCGCTCAGCATCAAGGACGAGGAAACCGACAGGCTGGTGCGCAAGCTAGCCGGTATCAAGGGCCTGTCCTACACGCAGACCATCCGCCTCGCCGTCTCCAACGAGTTGCAGCGTTCCCAGACACGCGACCCGGCGGAGAAGGAAAAGCTGATGAAAGCGATTGCGGAGATCCAGGCGCGGGTCGCGGCCCTTCCGAGCCGGATGACCGCCGAGGAAGTCGACGCCTGGATGTATGACGAGAATGGCCTCCCCCATTGA
- a CDS encoding type II toxin-antitoxin system VapC family toxin, with the protein MIVIDTSAIIAILHREPESDELGAALYAAQRRVIGAPTLFEMRQVMGGRHGRAGTEVADDFLEDAGIETLDWTAHMADLATDAFLRFGKGQGHPAQLNFGDCMAYAVAKALNAPLLFKGDDFVRTDIPSALAQ; encoded by the coding sequence TTGATCGTCATCGACACGTCCGCGATCATAGCGATCCTTCACCGCGAGCCCGAATCTGACGAATTGGGCGCTGCACTTTACGCCGCGCAGCGACGCGTAATCGGGGCGCCGACATTGTTCGAGATGCGTCAAGTGATGGGTGGCAGGCACGGCAGGGCGGGGACTGAGGTTGCGGACGATTTCCTCGAGGATGCCGGGATCGAGACCTTGGACTGGACCGCGCACATGGCTGATCTCGCGACCGACGCTTTCCTGCGCTTCGGCAAGGGACAAGGCCATCCGGCGCAACTGAACTTCGGCGATTGCATGGCTTACGCTGTGGCAAAGGCCCTGAATGCCCCACTGCTGTTCAAGGGTGACGACTTTGTCCGGACCGATATCCCCTCGGCGCTTGCGCAGTAA
- a CDS encoding manganese efflux pump MntP family protein, whose translation MIAALLLALALAMDAFAVALTQGCRFRPSLRGGLAIALTFGVFQALMPLAGWVIGAVALIYVEAVDHWIAFGLLSFLGVRMLGGHVGDEEAARALTGRSLLIAGVATSIDALAAGITLPTLGISPWLAAALIGIVTFVMSGAGVLLGRRAGDHLGAWAERAGGIILIGLGVKILAEHSGYF comes from the coding sequence ATGATCGCCGCCCTCCTCCTTGCCCTCGCGCTGGCGATGGATGCCTTTGCTGTCGCGCTGACGCAGGGCTGCCGATTCCGGCCCTCGCTGCGCGGCGGGCTGGCCATTGCGCTCACCTTCGGAGTGTTTCAGGCGTTGATGCCGCTGGCCGGATGGGTGATCGGCGCGGTGGCGCTGATCTATGTCGAAGCGGTCGATCACTGGATTGCATTCGGCCTCCTGTCCTTCCTCGGGGTGCGGATGCTGGGCGGGCACGTGGGCGACGAGGAAGCCGCGCGCGCGCTGACCGGGCGCAGCTTGCTGATCGCCGGTGTGGCCACCAGTATCGATGCGCTGGCGGCAGGGATCACCCTGCCGACGCTCGGCATATCGCCGTGGCTGGCGGCGGCGCTGATCGGGATCGTCACCTTCGTCATGAGCGGCGCGGGCGTGCTGCTGGGCCGCCGCGCGGGCGACCACCTTGGCGCATGGGCCGAGCGGGCGGGTGGGATCATCCTGATCGGGCTGGGGGTGAAGATTCTCGCCGAACATTCAGGCTATTTCTGA
- a CDS encoding histone deacetylase: MLHVVHHADYMAPRPDRGTFRFDKYYLVMEELRASGAPITEHAPQPMPREWLEAVHCPDYVDQVFRAEVPRDKERRIGFPVTPAITSRVRHTNGGTWLAAQLACQHGYAANSAAGSHHALHDTGAGYCVFNDLAVTANRLIAEAHAARVLIVDLDVHQGDGTASLTAGREDIFTLSLHAEKNFPVRKARSSRDVALPDGVDDDGYMEALTRHLPEVMADFAPDFVLYQAGVDPHVDDKLGRLALTDAGLALRDRFVVSACRRYGVVVASALGGGYGDDPRIVAARHAASMLTMAAANSAFPAPSSMK; encoded by the coding sequence ATGCTCCACGTCGTCCACCACGCCGACTACATGGCGCCCCGACCGGATCGCGGCACGTTCCGCTTCGACAAGTACTACCTAGTCATGGAGGAGTTGCGCGCCTCGGGAGCGCCGATCACCGAGCACGCGCCGCAGCCCATGCCGCGCGAATGGCTCGAAGCGGTGCATTGCCCCGACTACGTCGATCAGGTCTTCCGGGCCGAGGTTCCGCGCGACAAGGAGCGCCGGATCGGCTTCCCCGTTACCCCCGCCATCACCAGCCGCGTGCGCCACACCAACGGCGGCACCTGGCTCGCAGCCCAGCTTGCTTGCCAGCATGGCTATGCCGCCAACTCCGCCGCCGGGAGCCACCATGCGCTGCACGATACAGGCGCGGGGTATTGCGTGTTCAACGACCTTGCGGTGACCGCCAACCGCCTGATCGCTGAAGCCCACGCGGCGCGCGTGCTGATCGTAGACCTCGACGTCCATCAGGGTGACGGCACGGCCAGCCTGACCGCCGGGCGGGAGGACATCTTCACCCTCTCGCTGCACGCCGAGAAGAACTTCCCGGTCAGGAAGGCCCGCTCCAGCCGCGATGTCGCCCTGCCGGACGGGGTGGATGACGATGGCTACATGGAGGCCCTCACCCGCCACCTGCCTGAGGTGATGGCCGACTTCGCGCCAGATTTCGTGCTGTATCAGGCGGGCGTCGATCCGCATGTTGACGACAAGCTCGGGCGGCTGGCGCTGACCGACGCGGGACTGGCGCTGCGCGACCGCTTCGTTGTCAGCGCGTGCCGCCGTTATGGCGTGGTGGTTGCGAGCGCGTTGGGGGGCGGATACGGCGATGATCCGCGCATCGTCGCCGCCCGCCATGCCGCCTCAATGCTGACAATGGCCGCAGCAAACAGCGCGTTTCCGGCACCATCCTCCATGAAGTGA
- a CDS encoding murein L,D-transpeptidase catalytic domain-containing protein has product MKRRDILKGTLAAGAALALPSRLFASVASGAPRDRILFDIAKRELLRAGNAIWKHDIVGIADFGLHSAKPRFHFVNLDRAEVQSYHVSHGMGSDPQHDGWLKQFSNTEGSNATSRGAYVTWEWYKGRYGTSVRLGGLDESNNAALQRYIVMHRADYAESSHLEKWGRLGRSNGCFAMGEEQFRVALMHLSGGRLLFADSLGLEEDGSIQPVPELAMIERQPLDLYPRPTLSAY; this is encoded by the coding sequence ATGAAGCGTCGCGATATTCTGAAAGGCACTCTGGCAGCGGGGGCAGCATTGGCGCTGCCATCCCGCCTGTTTGCGTCCGTCGCGTCCGGCGCCCCGCGCGACCGCATCCTGTTCGACATCGCCAAGCGCGAACTGCTGCGCGCGGGCAACGCGATCTGGAAGCACGACATTGTCGGCATCGCCGATTTCGGCCTCCATTCGGCCAAGCCGCGCTTCCACTTCGTCAATCTCGACCGCGCCGAAGTGCAGTCCTACCACGTCAGCCACGGCATGGGTTCCGACCCGCAGCATGACGGCTGGCTCAAGCAATTCTCGAACACCGAAGGCTCCAACGCGACCAGCCGCGGCGCTTACGTAACGTGGGAATGGTACAAAGGCCGCTACGGCACCTCGGTCCGCCTCGGCGGCCTGGACGAGAGCAACAACGCCGCGCTGCAACGCTACATCGTGATGCACCGCGCCGATTATGCCGAGAGCAGCCACCTCGAAAAATGGGGCCGTCTCGGCCGCTCCAACGGGTGCTTCGCGATGGGCGAGGAACAGTTCCGCGTCGCGCTGATGCACCTGTCCGGCGGGCGCTTGCTGTTCGCCGATTCGCTGGGGCTGGAGGAAGATGGCAGCATCCAGCCGGTGCCGGAACTGGCGATGATAGAGCGTCAGCCGCTCGATCTCTACCCCCGGCCGACGCTCAGCGCTTACTAA
- a CDS encoding L,D-transpeptidase family protein, translating into MKFPGKLVGGISAAALVASAALAQESGTPAPANPASVRSQSTGSPQPATLPPQGESVAEAFGQPVFEPLLQAWTVAQATRLVAVIEGIGAEGLDPKDYDLEPLKVALASGPSKELNELASQSFVWLVEDLRDGRTPMDAREQWFVVDPDRDLYPAGKIMAEALASGDIAGTLAKLSPAHPDYAKLKTELAATSDGQTAKRKLIRANMDRWRWLQRDLGSQYLITNVPEFQLRLTVKNRIISTYRTIVGKPGRTATPQLAEMVEGVVFNPTWTVPQSIVKGEGLGARVLANPAWGKRNGYVATKGANGYITVVQQPGPGNSLGQMKLEMPNAHAIFFHDTPSRHLFGADFRALSHGCVRTERALELAMTMAILGKGATKDEAVAISTSGKYTKVMLEKQWPAYITYFTMASDINGQMATFKDIYGRDTKVLASLDKPRVRNRTSVPTDEVIVIEDDLQDS; encoded by the coding sequence ATGAAGTTTCCCGGCAAATTGGTAGGTGGCATCAGTGCCGCAGCGCTTGTGGCGAGTGCGGCGCTGGCTCAGGAGAGCGGCACGCCTGCCCCGGCCAACCCCGCGTCCGTGCGTAGCCAGAGCACCGGCAGTCCCCAGCCCGCCACGCTTCCGCCGCAGGGCGAATCTGTCGCCGAGGCTTTTGGCCAACCGGTGTTCGAGCCGCTGTTGCAGGCTTGGACCGTGGCTCAGGCCACGCGGCTGGTTGCGGTGATAGAGGGGATCGGCGCGGAAGGGCTCGACCCCAAGGATTATGATCTCGAACCGCTCAAGGTCGCCCTGGCGTCCGGCCCGTCGAAGGAATTGAACGAGCTCGCCTCGCAAAGCTTTGTGTGGCTGGTCGAAGATTTGCGTGATGGACGCACTCCGATGGATGCACGCGAGCAATGGTTCGTGGTCGATCCTGACCGTGATCTCTACCCCGCCGGCAAGATCATGGCCGAAGCTCTGGCGAGCGGCGATATCGCCGGCACGCTTGCCAAGCTCAGCCCGGCCCACCCCGATTATGCCAAGCTCAAGACGGAGCTCGCCGCAACGTCGGACGGCCAGACCGCCAAGCGCAAGCTGATCCGCGCCAACATGGACCGCTGGCGGTGGCTACAACGGGATCTGGGTTCGCAATACCTCATCACCAACGTGCCCGAATTCCAGCTGCGGTTGACGGTCAAGAACCGCATCATCAGCACCTATCGCACCATTGTCGGCAAGCCCGGCCGCACCGCGACGCCGCAGCTTGCGGAAATGGTCGAAGGCGTGGTGTTCAACCCGACATGGACCGTGCCGCAGTCGATCGTGAAGGGCGAAGGCCTCGGTGCCCGCGTGCTTGCCAACCCCGCTTGGGGCAAGCGCAACGGCTATGTCGCGACCAAGGGCGCGAACGGTTACATCACCGTGGTGCAGCAGCCCGGACCGGGCAATTCGCTGGGGCAGATGAAGCTCGAAATGCCCAATGCCCATGCGATCTTCTTCCACGACACGCCTTCCCGCCATCTGTTCGGCGCCGATTTCCGGGCTTTGAGCCACGGTTGCGTGCGCACCGAACGCGCGCTGGAACTGGCGATGACGATGGCGATCCTCGGCAAGGGCGCGACCAAGGACGAGGCGGTCGCGATCTCGACCTCGGGCAAGTACACCAAGGTGATGCTCGAAAAGCAGTGGCCAGCCTACATCACCTATTTCACGATGGCATCCGACATCAACGGCCAGATGGCGACGTTCAAGGACATCTATGGCCGCGACACCAAGGTGCTCGCCAGCCTCGACAAGCCGCGCGTGCGCAACCGGACCAGCGTGCCGACCGACGAGGTGATCGTGATCGAGGATGACTTGCAGGACAGCTAA